From a single Wenzhouxiangella sp. XN24 genomic region:
- a CDS encoding dienelactone hydrolase family protein: protein MSHEIVLFHSVLGLRPAVTRWAELLRAAGHTVHTPDLYDGQVFDGYPAGLAFLDSIGGIETLMARTRAAVIDLPKDVVYAGFSNGGGSAQYLALTRPGARGIILYHAALPLEAFGTACWPTELPVQIHYAEEDPFRDPANEEALLNAARQADSRGELWIYSGDGHLFSDPQLPDWDAAADALMKERTLAFLDAL from the coding sequence GTGTCGCACGAAATCGTACTTTTCCATTCCGTCCTTGGACTGCGTCCCGCGGTAACACGCTGGGCCGAGTTGTTGCGCGCCGCAGGGCACACCGTGCACACCCCGGACCTTTACGACGGACAGGTGTTTGATGGATACCCGGCAGGGCTGGCGTTTCTCGACTCGATTGGCGGCATTGAGACATTGATGGCGAGAACGCGGGCGGCTGTCATCGATCTGCCGAAGGACGTCGTTTACGCTGGATTCTCCAATGGCGGAGGGTCGGCCCAATACCTGGCACTTACGCGACCCGGTGCCCGCGGCATCATCCTTTATCACGCGGCACTCCCGCTTGAAGCCTTTGGCACCGCCTGTTGGCCCACGGAGCTTCCAGTGCAGATTCACTATGCAGAGGAGGATCCCTTTCGTGACCCCGCCAATGAAGAGGCACTCCTCAATGCCGCCAGGCAGGCCGATAGTCGAGGGGAGCTCTGGATCTATAGCGGCGATGGACACCTGTTCTCCGACCCTCAACTGCCGGACTGGGATGCTGCCGCCGATGCCCTAATGAAAGAGCGCACGCTGGCGTTCCTCGACGCGCTGTGA
- a CDS encoding TetR/AcrR family transcriptional regulator C-terminal domain-containing protein: MANMRGRGERAGLSQTYILEMALRLADSEGLEGLSMRKLAERLGVAPNSLYTYVADKDALLAAMLERVLEGITIPGDKESTWDARLRMLMLSTRSTVLSHPTLAPAFLSRPGGPVAVALGEKMLAWLDEGGIRGNDGVRAVRALLAYTLGHVALEAARLNEPDRTDRQARAHARNTRLPAANFPHTRRHAAHLAQHPGEVDFLCGLSALLRGLAN; this comes from the coding sequence ATGGCGAATATGCGCGGCCGGGGGGAGAGGGCCGGACTCTCCCAGACATACATATTGGAGATGGCTCTCAGGTTGGCGGACTCGGAAGGGCTGGAGGGGCTCTCGATGCGAAAACTGGCCGAACGGCTCGGCGTCGCTCCTAACTCGCTATATACCTATGTGGCGGACAAGGACGCCTTGCTCGCGGCAATGCTCGAGCGTGTGCTCGAAGGCATCACGATCCCCGGGGATAAAGAATCAACTTGGGATGCACGTCTTCGTATGCTCATGCTGTCCACGCGCTCAACGGTGTTGTCGCACCCGACGCTTGCTCCGGCCTTCCTGAGTCGGCCCGGCGGTCCTGTGGCCGTCGCTCTCGGCGAAAAAATGCTCGCTTGGCTCGATGAGGGGGGCATCCGCGGCAACGACGGGGTGCGCGCTGTCCGCGCTCTATTGGCGTACACGCTAGGACACGTCGCCCTGGAAGCGGCTCGGCTCAACGAACCTGATCGAACGGACCGTCAGGCACGTGCGCACGCGCGAAACACCAGACTTCCCGCTGCCAACTTTCCGCATACGCGACGGCATGCTGCACACCTGGCTCAGCATCCCGGAGAGGTGGATTTCTTATGCGGACTATCGGCGTTGCTGCGCGGTCTGGCCAATTGA
- the pgsA gene encoding CDP-diacylglycerol--glycerol-3-phosphate 3-phosphatidyltransferase — protein MSARLNLPNTLTWIRIVLIPLIVVVFYLPQPWSGPVAAIIFSLAGITDWLDGYFARKLNQTSAFGAFLDPVADKLMISTALVLLVSKYPGFAVAIPAAVIIGREIAVSALREWMSELGGRQHVSVSGIGKYKTTAQITALIMMLWGQKLWFIPMYEIGYGFLLLAALLTLWSMGKYLMAAWPHLRGY, from the coding sequence ATGTCAGCACGGCTGAACCTGCCCAACACGCTCACGTGGATCCGGATCGTCCTGATCCCGCTGATCGTCGTGGTCTTCTATCTGCCCCAGCCATGGTCGGGTCCGGTCGCGGCGATCATCTTCTCGCTCGCAGGGATCACCGACTGGCTGGACGGCTATTTCGCCCGCAAGCTGAACCAGACTTCCGCGTTCGGTGCCTTCCTCGATCCCGTGGCCGACAAGCTGATGATCTCCACCGCGCTGGTGCTGCTCGTTTCGAAGTATCCCGGCTTCGCCGTGGCGATCCCTGCAGCGGTCATCATCGGCCGTGAGATCGCGGTCTCCGCACTGCGCGAGTGGATGTCGGAGCTCGGCGGGCGCCAGCACGTGTCCGTATCCGGGATCGGCAAGTACAAGACGACTGCGCAGATCACGGCCCTGATCATGATGCTGTGGGGCCAGAAGCTGTGGTTCATACCCATGTATGAAATCGGCTACGGTTTCCTGCTGCTGGCGGCGCTGCTGACACTCTGGTCGATGGGGAAGTACCTCATGGCCGCCTGGCCGCACCTGCGGGGTTATTGA
- a CDS encoding NAD(P)/FAD-dependent oxidoreductase → MRVLIIGAGIAGPVTAMALRNIGIEATVYEARRGQPESPGLFLGLGVNGMRALDELDLLEPVLREQTIPTPRSEFRNAAGQLLGIVCNGSLRDGIPSVTISRGALQESLAVAAQSKGVQFHYGKRLLTYQVASDSVTARFTDGTEACADLLIGADGIHSRVRQIMSPIAPGPSYTGLLNFGGIVRDSGLEPTVDTMRMVWGRRAFFGYTVRDDGEAWWFANIGHKSEPKRDELDEISMASWRQKLVELFSADPAYITHLIRRAPSIWVAPIHDIPSIPRWHRGRAVLVGDSAHAVSPSAGQGASLAIEDALVLAKCLRDLAPTRAALERYEALRKPRAERIVAVGRQRGNYKAPPNRAAAWLRDLMMPIALRLFATEERLAWIHDYRVDWHEPITPAPA, encoded by the coding sequence ATGCGGGTATTGATAATCGGCGCAGGAATCGCGGGCCCCGTGACGGCAATGGCATTGCGAAACATTGGTATTGAAGCAACTGTCTACGAAGCCCGCAGAGGACAACCCGAATCGCCGGGTCTCTTCTTGGGGCTCGGCGTCAATGGAATGCGCGCGCTCGATGAATTGGACCTCTTGGAGCCGGTCCTTCGTGAACAGACGATCCCGACCCCGAGGTCGGAGTTCCGGAATGCTGCAGGCCAACTTTTAGGGATTGTTTGCAACGGCAGCCTGCGTGACGGAATCCCCAGTGTGACCATCTCAAGAGGCGCGCTGCAGGAATCCCTCGCAGTGGCCGCGCAATCAAAAGGAGTTCAGTTTCACTACGGCAAGCGGCTCTTAACCTACCAAGTGGCAAGTGACTCGGTCACGGCACGCTTCACTGACGGGACCGAGGCGTGTGCGGACCTGCTGATCGGTGCCGATGGAATTCATTCGCGTGTCCGACAAATCATGTCGCCTATTGCGCCTGGTCCGAGTTATACGGGCCTGTTGAATTTCGGGGGCATTGTTCGAGACTCTGGCCTTGAACCTACGGTTGACACAATGCGTATGGTCTGGGGGCGTCGCGCGTTCTTCGGTTACACGGTACGTGATGACGGGGAAGCCTGGTGGTTTGCCAATATTGGGCACAAGAGCGAACCGAAACGCGACGAGCTGGATGAAATTTCCATGGCGAGCTGGCGCCAGAAGCTCGTGGAGCTGTTTTCGGCAGATCCTGCCTACATCACCCATCTCATTCGCCGCGCGCCGAGTATTTGGGTTGCGCCGATTCATGATATCCCTTCAATCCCCAGATGGCATCGCGGGCGTGCGGTCCTGGTCGGTGACTCAGCTCATGCAGTATCACCAAGCGCAGGGCAGGGCGCTTCGCTGGCCATAGAAGATGCGTTAGTCCTGGCGAAGTGCCTTCGTGATCTAGCCCCGACACGAGCGGCTTTGGAACGCTACGAGGCTTTGCGCAAGCCGCGTGCAGAGCGAATCGTCGCGGTGGGTCGGCAGCGAGGAAACTACAAGGCTCCTCCGAATCGCGCGGCAGCATGGCTGAGGGATCTGATGATGCCGATCGCTTTACGTCTGTTCGCGACAGAAGAAAGGCTGGCGTGGATACATGACTACCGCGTTGATTGGCATGAACCCATCACTCCTGCGCCGGCTTAA
- a CDS encoding trifunctional transcriptional activator/DNA repair protein Ada/methylated-DNA--[protein]-cysteine S-methyltransferase — translation MRFQLPSNEVLYEALVARDPRYEGRAWVGVTTTGIFCRLTCPARKPRREHCQFFETAAGALEAGYRACKRCHPLTPTAETDPQVGELMRRLLDNPGRRWTESDVADAGYDPSTVRRAFRRHFGITFLEMARLHRLREGFRSLSAGGRVIDAQLDAGFDSSSGFRAAFTRLLGEAPTRFARGKGLLCDWVETPLGPMVAAADPKTLHLLEFADRRALPSELRKLRDFAKGRIGIGRYEPTEQIATELAAYFRGECADFQTPLTRHGSAFTCRVWDELQRIPVAETRSYLDIASAIGQPTAARAVARANGANQIAIVIPCHRVIGADGSLTGYGGGLWRKQKLIDLESRIAWNAARRA, via the coding sequence ATGCGCTTCCAACTTCCCAGCAACGAAGTCCTCTACGAGGCCCTGGTGGCGAGGGATCCTAGGTATGAGGGGCGCGCCTGGGTGGGCGTAACGACTACGGGCATCTTTTGTCGGCTTACCTGCCCGGCTCGCAAGCCCAGGCGCGAGCACTGCCAGTTCTTTGAGACGGCTGCCGGAGCGCTTGAGGCGGGGTATCGAGCCTGCAAGCGCTGCCACCCCCTGACCCCCACGGCTGAGACCGACCCTCAGGTGGGCGAACTCATGCGGCGGCTACTCGATAACCCCGGGCGGCGCTGGACTGAAAGCGATGTGGCGGATGCGGGTTACGACCCGTCAACTGTCCGGCGGGCCTTCCGCCGCCACTTTGGCATCACGTTCCTTGAGATGGCGCGGCTCCATCGCTTGCGCGAGGGCTTCCGCTCGCTCTCCGCGGGGGGCAGGGTCATCGATGCCCAACTCGACGCGGGGTTCGACTCGTCCAGCGGCTTTCGCGCCGCTTTCACACGCCTGCTCGGGGAGGCGCCGACGCGATTTGCCCGCGGCAAGGGCCTCCTGTGCGACTGGGTCGAGACGCCCCTTGGACCCATGGTCGCAGCGGCCGATCCCAAGACCCTGCACCTGCTGGAGTTCGCCGACCGGCGTGCCCTGCCATCGGAACTGCGCAAGCTGCGCGACTTTGCAAAAGGCCGCATCGGGATCGGTCGCTATGAACCCACCGAACAGATCGCAACGGAACTGGCAGCGTACTTCCGTGGCGAGTGTGCTGACTTTCAGACGCCTCTCACGCGCCACGGCAGCGCCTTCACCTGCCGGGTGTGGGATGAACTGCAGCGGATCCCCGTCGCGGAGACCCGCAGTTACCTCGACATCGCGAGCGCCATCGGGCAGCCCACGGCCGCCCGCGCCGTCGCCCGCGCAAACGGGGCCAATCAGATTGCAATCGTCATCCCTTGCCACCGCGTAATCGGCGCCGACGGTTCCCTGACCGGCTACGGCGGCGGGCTCTGGCGCAAGCAGAAGCTCATCGACCTCGAAAGCCGGATTGCATGGAATGCGGCGCGCCGTGCGTGA
- a CDS encoding serine hydrolase domain-containing protein, with protein MKHLTHIALIVLTLGAQTASGELFTPTYEGTWEGELGEAPDASEVLISLNRENGRLTGTFSLPAEGVLDIPIASVELDGDVLVMRITPARIFRGTVHDGEARGTLVLHDQGERAVPMRLVRENSVAWQGYLVEREKRRAEREAAIAARITTLEQTTVGPAAESVDPTALECMVTAAAASGSTAMVINLNGKLVGEWYAQGESRRIEAMSATKSILNLAIGRLLTLGLLESIDVPVHDFYREWSSGGRESITVRHLLSHTSGLFSPMPTHPIYESDDFVRFALESPIVQRPGTRFVYNNSATNLLAGVIGRASGQPLDEFLRDNLFSALGITDFSWSRDSAGNPHGMAGLQIHARDLATLGELVIRRGEWAGARLIDEQWFDESIQPSSELTDKVGLLWWLVRDGEEVIGYSARGYLGQYLVVLPAAGLVAVRMVESSPQYNPDTDVFSDFERRVLALARKSCI; from the coding sequence ATGAAACATCTAACCCATATCGCATTGATAGTCCTTACGCTCGGTGCACAGACTGCATCAGGTGAACTGTTCACGCCAACATACGAAGGCACGTGGGAGGGAGAACTCGGGGAAGCCCCTGACGCCAGCGAAGTGCTGATCTCGCTCAATCGCGAAAACGGACGACTGACCGGCACCTTTTCGCTTCCGGCCGAAGGTGTGCTTGATATTCCGATAGCGTCCGTCGAGCTAGACGGAGATGTTCTAGTCATGCGCATTACGCCCGCGCGGATATTTCGCGGCACTGTCCATGACGGCGAAGCGCGTGGCACGCTGGTGTTGCACGATCAGGGTGAGCGTGCCGTCCCGATGCGCCTTGTTCGCGAGAACTCTGTTGCCTGGCAGGGCTACCTCGTCGAGCGAGAGAAGAGACGGGCCGAGCGTGAAGCAGCGATCGCAGCGCGCATTACCACGCTGGAGCAAACGACGGTAGGGCCAGCCGCGGAAAGCGTTGACCCAACCGCCTTGGAATGTATGGTGACGGCGGCCGCCGCCAGCGGCTCGACGGCTATGGTCATCAACCTGAATGGAAAGCTCGTCGGCGAGTGGTACGCCCAAGGCGAGAGCCGAAGGATCGAGGCGATGTCCGCCACGAAATCAATCCTGAACCTGGCTATCGGCCGATTGCTAACGCTGGGGCTTCTCGAATCCATAGACGTCCCGGTTCATGATTTCTATCGTGAATGGAGTTCCGGGGGGCGCGAATCGATCACCGTCCGTCACCTGTTGTCCCACACTTCAGGGCTGTTTTCGCCCATGCCAACGCATCCGATCTATGAGAGTGATGACTTCGTCAGGTTCGCTCTCGAGTCGCCGATCGTACAGAGGCCTGGCACACGCTTCGTCTACAACAATAGCGCAACGAATCTGCTCGCCGGAGTCATAGGTCGAGCCTCGGGTCAGCCACTCGACGAGTTCCTGCGTGACAACCTGTTTAGTGCACTTGGCATTACCGATTTCAGCTGGTCACGCGACAGCGCTGGAAACCCGCACGGAATGGCAGGTCTGCAGATCCATGCTCGTGATCTCGCCACGCTTGGTGAGCTTGTCATCCGACGAGGTGAGTGGGCCGGTGCGCGCCTGATTGACGAGCAGTGGTTCGACGAGAGTATTCAGCCCAGTTCCGAACTGACCGATAAGGTTGGGCTGCTTTGGTGGCTGGTCCGGGATGGTGAGGAAGTCATCGGCTATAGCGCGCGGGGATACCTCGGCCAGTATCTGGTGGTACTCCCTGCAGCAGGACTGGTCGCCGTGCGCATGGTTGAAAGCTCGCCACAGTACAACCCTGACACCGACGTATTCAGTGACTTCGAGCGCAGGGTACTGGCCCTTGCCCGTAAGTCCTGTATATGA